attttgattcattttaaattgtaataatgtatctttttgaagttacaaaaaaataatgttctttctttattacactagcattatatatagattctatatacacaaaataaatataatataacaacataagcttgctttccccgattcatatgaaaactttttaagttatccaccaaagcaaattaattaaatcaataaaattgttaaaatacagcaaattaatatataattttattttaaattaaattatttaaaaaatgtattttcgttaaaacaaaaaaataaataagtaaaactgatttgatggtaatttttatgatatatatatatatatatatatatcaattctgtgaaagaaatagaagcttaatatgaaaaaaaatattaaatacaaaaacctctaaaaattaacaaaaaaactaataaattaaactatgatatcacttaaaagcttcttagaccatattaataaaatatttaagcgataattagacaaatttgattttttttccagcaaaaagtttattattaattagcatcagttatttcaagatgtttaagaaatggtggacaaaaaaatagtataGACATTAATGctaactatgaatagtactttgtgatgcagacttagataacatatctgcacatccattttcagtcatttttgatgcctaaattcaatttcttcagagtagttattccacaagtagatcgtatgagatattgttttgatatgtagatttgttttttcaatgttaagaagattgataactgtaaaaatgtctccttcgtttatgatatgtctataaccgagtctccaatatgagacaagtttgtttaaaaagtaaataattttatttttcttattttatataatcaatatatattatttactgataataaaaatatagttattcatctatcacaaatatctatgcaaatatgtgaaccaagtacaacaatcaaacaacataatgattttcacaaagaaaatttaaaaaatatatttatgttatgtagtcatattttatattttttaaataatgtaatacaatattatacattatttttttagaattgagaaatacatatatcagttagacaaattaagcgataattagacaaatttgatttttattttgtgagcaaaaagtttattattaattagcattacttatttcaagatatttaagaaatgatggacaaaaaaataggatggacataaatgatatatgaactataaatagttttttgtaaagctgacttagataacacatatgcacatccatttccagtcttttttgatacataaattcaatttcttcagagcagttattccacaaagagatcgtatgaattttgatattcagatttgtttcttgattgttaagaagattgataagtgtaaaaatgtttcattcgaatatgatatgtctataaccgagtccccaacatgagacaagtttgttaaaaagtaaataattctatttttcttatattatataataaatatatattatttactgataataaaaatatagttattcatctatcacaaatatctatgcaaatatgtgaattaagtacaacaatcaaacaacataatgatttccacaaagaaaatataaaaaatatatttatgttatgtagtcttattttttattctttaaataatataatacaatattatacattattttttagaattaagaaatacatataatatcttatccgcgcgtagcgcggttaaaaaatctagtctTTTCAATTTCACCTAGAGCCTTCTCTCGAAATCtgcaaattaattaatttttattaaatattttattttgtggtaAAACTGATcttaaaaaacgttttatgaTACTTTAGAGATCTTTTTTTGATATGTCAGAAGTTGTCACAATTGACTTTTCCGAAAGGCTCGTCATAAcaatcttctctaatctctagAAGTGTTGTCACAATAGGTTTCACTAGAAGTTTgctatgaaaatttaaattcttATATAATTTCAGTCAAATGCTAAAATAATCTTTATTTTATAGAGACTTTCCGAAATAAACTCCATTTTTTTGCTTATGAAGCAAAATTAGTAGACTTTTAAAAAAGTTCtttaagaaaaatttacataatggtcaattgcaaaactaacttatGTATTAACGAATTCTCCAGAAATTTTTTTCGGTGGAGCagatatatgtaaaaaatttatacgttaaacaaatttgaaaattttgaatattatatCTGATCTAAGTAGAGTTTGTGCTTAATTTCTCTAACCATCCAAAATTTCCttcaaaaaatctatttattattaaaaaaaacttatctaATTATTGACCAAGAATCATCAAActtgaataattttaataaaaatgtaatctTGAAATAAGAGTGAATATGCAAGATAATGATCTATGTAAGTAAGAATTGAGATAAAAAGATGTAAAATTTGATTTCAATTGCATTTAGAATTTAGTTTTACTTGTTGACGGTGGTTGGTGATACATATGAcaatgataaatttataaataagtaaTGAAAATGAGAATATTTGAGTAAATGTTAAAAGCtatatatttcgaaaataataatgatattttgtaatttatttaactttttatagtGAATAgggaaaaacaaattttaacataaaatttaGGTCAATTTTGGAAGAGATCCACAAATATATAGGTTAATATGCTTTAAATAGCACTCCTTCCGTTTCTAAAAGATCAATATTCAAGAGaaaacttttgtttcaaaaagatacatattttatatttctaatgtaacttttgttaaccaataatgagaaattgtgaagttcaagaacattaattacatttcttaaaatcttattggtttaaaaatatagaaaatataaaattacaaaagacTATGCATTTATAGCTAAGTTTTAAtactatgttttattaaaaagtgtgaaaattcGAAAACATGGATCTTTTAGGATCGGAGGGAGTAATAAATATACGTACCCCAATACCCCCATCATatagttctaattttttttaatgttgatttattatgataCTACAATtaagagaaatattatatagaCGATCCGAcagacaaccgacaatactacatgTCTTATAAAGATCTACGCCTAATTGTATCACCTGAGCTGTCCTACAAAGATCATACATGATCGAGTTTATTTGTACCATATTGAAGATTCCTTGTAAACTTTTTCTCGGTAGCCTCAGTATAGTTCTAATTtacataaaaagaaaacttattAGTGACATATTTTTCTCACGCTGAATCAAAATAACTTAATATACTGGAACCCCCTTACCTACTCACAAAATCTTCACCAACCAAAACATTTCAACTCACAGTCGCGATCGAAGAGAACGTTTCACTTCACAAGACGCCGAAACCAAacgataagagagagagagagatatgatGTGCGTTAGAGCTCGGCCGCTATTTTCTTCACCGTTATCTCTCGCGTTCTCTCCAACCAAACACTCCCCACCTAACCATCTCCGCCTCcctctctcctcctcctcctcctcacgACGCTCCCTCTCCGCCGCCGCAATGTCTTCCTCCTCCACTCCCCAGATCATCGAGCACATCGTCCTCTTCAAAGTCAAACCCGAAACGGACTCCTCCAAGATCGCCTCCATGATGAACGGCCTCAACGGCCTCGTCTCCCTCAGCCAAGTCATCCACATCTCCGCCGCGCCTCTCCACCGCGTCAGATCCTCCCCCTCCGCCTTCACCCACGTCCTCCACAGCCGGTACGGGTCCAAGGAGGATCTCAACGCGTACGCCGCGCATCCCGATCACGTCCGCGTCGTCAAGGAGTCCGTGCTGCCGATCTGCGAAGACGTCATGGCCGTTGATTGGGTCGCGGATCGAGTCCCCGGAACCCTAGCTCCGCCTCCTGGCTCCGCCGCGAAGCTCACTTTCCTCAAGCTGAAGGAGAATCTCGCGGGGGATGCGAAGTCGGAGATTGTGGATGTGATCAAGGGGCTTAGCGAGAAGCTTCCGGGGATTGATCAGATCACGGTGGGAGAGAACTTCTCACCGGCGAGAGCGAAAGGCTTCTCGATTGCGTCGATTGCGTTTTTTAAGGATCTGGGTGAGTTGGAGACGGTGGATGTGCAGACGGAGTTGGTGAATGTGGAGAAAGAGAAGGTTCGTGAGTATGTTGATTCCACCATTGTCGTTGAGTTCGTGGTTCCTTCTGGTTTGGTTTCTGGGTTGTAGAATGTTACAGGGCTTGTGTTTTTGTAACCCTGAACCAATAAGAGCTATGAAGAGTTTCTGATGAATTTGAAGTTCTCACAGTTGAATTGTCGTCTTTTGTCTTAATGTTGTCTGCATTTGTGTGTTGATGCAAAGTTCAATGCTGATCTTAGCAACTGTTCGGATCTTATTAGTTAGATGTTACAATTGCTGTCTATGTAGTTTGCGATCAGTTCTTTGACTGAAGCATAGTAAGTCGGGTTGTTTATAAAAGCTGGACTACATGATTAAAGGAGGCAATAATCTTGTTTCTTTCGTTTTGCAATTTCCAGGGATCCAGTCAGAAAAAAATGCAGTTTTGATTGAATTAGAACTCAATACCATATAAGATCATATTTAGTTTCAAGAaagatatatttaatataatattgaaaatttattttgatgcaAGTTGCTACTTTTGTTTCCTCGATTACATGAAATTTTTGAGGATGTTTTCAGCACCAACTTAAACAGACTTATTCATTCATCGAGGATGCTATGTATTCTAAAGAAGATAGTGATGAACTTAATAGCAAAATGTCAAAGAAACATTCATTAGAAGTCTAAAAGGTTTCATAGCTCAACCGTCGACATATACAAAATCATAGAACATGCGTACACAAAAGCTGGTTTAGTGGGTTTACGATGCTCCAAGGATATCTATCATTCCACCTAATCCTTGGTTTCCTCAGTTGAAACCTCGAAACCAGGCGGTATAAACACAATGTCGTCCCAGTTTGATGTTGCGTTTTCCTGCAATATCAAATCCCAAGCTAGCTTAGATTCAGCAAAACTAGTTATTCTCAACAGTCTTGTTGTGATGTTTATATATCTATTAGTATTGTTTACCTTCATCCCCTTGACAATCTCTTCAAAAACTGCAACCTTTTTGGAAACATAAAAAGCATGCGTTTTTCAGTATGATGTAAGAATTAATGGATTGACAAagaataacaacaacaaaaacctGAATGTCTCCGGGTTTCAGAGCAGGGTTAAGCCGGTTCTGTTGGCGGGAAGCTCGTGTCAGAGATTTTTCCAAGTCCTCCTGTACCGAAATAGAACACCACcagcttttaaattttttggatCATGTATGGACAAAAAGTGATGATTAGATTAGACAAGAAAAGGTAGTCCTCGTGTTAAACTAACCTTTCTGAAGAAAACAGGGCGATAACTCTTGTTATCACTACGTAGAATCAAGCTCTTTGACTGAACCAAAACACGAAGAGAGATATTAAGCTACTAGAATACACCAAGTCACAGGTTTAAGAGCAATTAACCCATTACCTGGAAAACTGGAACACCATTAAAGTCGTCATCAGTGAAACCAGCTGTTTTCCTTTCCTGTTTTACGCATATAGAAGAGAGATAGATATCATTTACTTACAAACATTCACATCCATAAGACACCTATATGCTGCAAGTACATCCTACCCACCTCtgtttaaaataaaccaaatcaGCTGAGGcgattaaagaaaaaaaatgctcCTTTTCTTAATTGTTTTGTTAAGAACCCTCAGCACAGTATCTAAATCCAAATACATTATGTGTATCAAAATTAGCTGCAACATGGAATTCCAAGAGTCAGCTGACGTCAGAAGTCTAAGGCCTACGCTTAAGGTTTTAGTTTTACCATACAGTATGTGACTTGATAAACGAGATTTAGAGGAAGAGACCCGATAAGAGCCAAATACAATTTTCTCCTTACTTATTCATTCTCTGAACCTATCTACAGAAGACAAATGAGGAAAAAACGGAACCAAAGATAGAACCACAGGGTGAAGTCCAGAGAACCTTAAACTCTCCTAGTCCTAAGCTAAACCCAGACCAAACATAAAACATCCTCTTTTCTACCTCATCTCCCTAGTAATCTTTTAACTCTAGCTAAAAGACTCAACAGCTGTCAACAGAGCTACAATCAACTAAAACCATGTTAAACTAACACAAAGGGCTCCTCAGTGATGAACGATCACAATCATGTTCAGCACAAGGTAACATGTTCTTGAGTATCTAATTGCAAATAAACATTACCTTGAGAGCATTTTGAACTTGAGTAGACTCAGGAATCAACCTAAACGCCACACCATTAACTTTCAACTGGAACAcctgcagcaacaacaacaaaccaaaaaaaatcagaagAGCCAAGAAACCACCACACTACTTTATAAGTAACAAACTCCCTTCACCTTACTAAGAGCAAGAGCTACAACTTTGGAACCTTCTTTCCTCATACGAGGGTCCATAGCCTTCATCTGGTTAAGCAACGCCTCCGCATCTTCCTCCTTACAGAACAACAGCCCCAGAGACTTCCCTGTGGCAGTCCCCGAGACCAACACGAACTCCTCATTCGAATTGCTCAGCGCGTAAACAGGAACCCCCGCCAACCTCTCCTCCATATCGTCAGCGGATAGCCCCGGCCCACTGCTTCTTCGTACCGGAGCCACATGAGTCTTCCCGCCGTCGTCAGAGATTCTCGCCCAGAGGGGTGGTGCGTTGCCGGAAGCGAAGCGAGAGAATCCGGAATCGAGAGCTTGCTTGGCTTGGGCTCGAAAGGAGTCGAGAGCAGAGAAGATGTTGTTCGAGTTGGGGTTGAAgagagggtttagggttttggaaacGTTGTTGAGTAAATCGGAGCATTGGGTTTGGATGTTGGAGAAGGATTGTTGCAAAGTTAGGTGCTTTTGCTGTTTAGATGATGAGGAAACGTTTGAAtccatcttttctttctttctcggGGAAATGCTTTGCGACTGTGACAAGAGAAAACAGAGAGTGGTGTTGAGGGAGGGTTTTGCTTAAAAGGATTgatcctttttttcttttgggacAGAGGATGACGAAGCGATTGTGATCCTCTGTGGCTAGATATATCTTCTGTTAATAACACTAGCCATTTGGACTCGGCCACGTATATCTACTTTGGGGCTCTTTGTTTTTCACCATTTCTCATTTCCATCCATTTATTTATACAATACTAGTGGTTTGTCCGCGTTACGCGCAGATTGTTTGACATCTGGattatataaattcataaatttttttgtttgtttgttgtataATTTactaaataactttttttttgtttctgagaaAATTTTCATGTAGGacataacaaaattaaaattttggaaaccGTTAAATAGACGAattgttttcataaaataacaATGAAATTTTCTTACTAAAAGGAGATGTAAAaaattgtccaaaaaaaaaaaggagatgtaaatcatgtattaaattttatttgtgaaGTACATAATAGATGTTCTGTTGTGAATTATATTCTTAACGTATGAAAGTGAAACTGGCTTAAAATGAAATAGACAAACTTAGTGCTTATAATAATAGCAGTGGTCACATCTCTTGGTAATCTTGTTTGGTGGCATAACATTGTATACTTAGTTGTTTGTAGAGTGGTGAGGTAACAATTGAGTTCTTAAACTCAAACTCCATGTAAAGTTTTTTAATGCGGTTCCATATATTGATCCATTATGAATGTGTGATTATCCAGTGTGTTAAGTGTATCATTAGAGAAAAATTGAAGGGTCATGGTGCCGAAGTGACGACAACCTCAGTCCATGAAGCATCACCTTTAGAGGCTTATAAGTTGTTGTTAGTGTCATGTTCTACGATCACAACCTGACCTTCTGGTCTGGTTTGGTTCTtgagaagagaggagagagagagagaaagagacaaaAAACGTTTATAGATTTTGTAAGTTTATCGTTTtactatagtttttttttttgcttaaattgTTTTACTATCATTTTTTGAAAGCTAATTGTATTACCATCATTGCTATATCaaagttttttggttttgattttctaTCA
The Brassica napus cultivar Da-Ae chromosome A1, Da-Ae, whole genome shotgun sequence DNA segment above includes these coding regions:
- the LOC111215926 gene encoding stress-response A/B barrel domain-containing protein UP3-like, translated to MMCVRARPLFSSPLSLAFSPTKHSPPNHLRLPLSSSSSSRRSLSAAAMSSSSTPQIIEHIVLFKVKPETDSSKIASMMNGLNGLVSLSQVIHISAAPLHRVRSSPSAFTHVLHSRYGSKEDLNAYAAHPDHVRVVKESVLPICEDVMAVDWVADRVPGTLAPPPGSAAKLTFLKLKENLAGDAKSEIVDVIKGLSEKLPGIDQITVGENFSPARAKGFSIASIAFFKDLGELETVDVQTELVNVEKEKVREYVDSTIVVEFVVPSGLVSGL
- the LOC111215924 gene encoding protein TIC 22-like, chloroplastic, with translation MDSNVSSSSKQQKHLTLQQSFSNIQTQCSDLLNNVSKTLNPLFNPNSNNIFSALDSFRAQAKQALDSGFSRFASGNAPPLWARISDDGGKTHVAPVRRSSGPGLSADDMEERLAGVPVYALSNSNEEFVLVSGTATGKSLGLLFCKEEDAEALLNQMKAMDPRMRKEGSKVVALALSKVFQLKVNGVAFRLIPESTQVQNALKERKTAGFTDDDFNGVPVFQSKSLILRSDNKSYRPVFFRKEDLEKSLTRASRQQNRLNPALKPGDIQVAVFEEIVKGMKENATSNWDDIVFIPPGFEVSTEETKD